One segment of Carya illinoinensis cultivar Pawnee chromosome 13, C.illinoinensisPawnee_v1, whole genome shotgun sequence DNA contains the following:
- the LOC122291046 gene encoding uncharacterized protein LOC122291046 — MGIGLDQLCPAHVPLKGFTSDIFQLMEATTLSVLAGKAHRTAATMVDFLVVKAPSSYNAILECPTLNNLRALTSTYHLKMKFSTDLGVGEVHGEQVLARECYAQELRYEVRVVATIGEVGETVGPPSPPILAKWDEEVRDKQAL; from the coding sequence ATGGGGATCGGTCTTGACCAGCTATGTCCAGCCCATGTGCCGCTTAAAGGCTTCACAAGTGACATTTTTCAACTGATGGAAGCCACCACCCTGTCCGTCTTGGCTGGGAAGGCCCACAGGACCGCTGCAACCATGGTCGATTTCTTGGTAGTTAAAGCCCCCTCCTCGTACAATGCCATACTGGAGTGTCCCACGCTTAACAATTTGAGGGCATTAACATCCACCTACCACCTCAAAATGAAGTTCTCCACAGACCTAGGAGTGGGAGAAGTTCATGGTGAACAAGTCCTAGCTCGGGAATGCTATGCTCAGGAGCTGAGGTATGAAGTTAGGGTGGTCGCGACAATTGGAGAGGTTGGAGAGACGGTCGGGCCACCTTCACCACCCATCTTGGCCAAGTGGGATGAAGAGGTTCGAGACAAACAGGCCCTCTGA
- the LOC122291048 gene encoding uncharacterized protein LOC122291048, giving the protein MEATVIEEQNKMLLRPYTQQEVKTALFQMDGLSSLGPDGYPATFYKKHWRLVGDQISTAVLHVLNENGNLSEINSTYITLIPKKKSLTKVFEFRPISLCNIVAFEALHTMKAKMTGREGYMALKLDMIPQEVFHPSRGIRQGDPISPYIFILCAEALSKLIGKAEATGVINGVPIARGPLRVSHLFFADDSLLFCKANAFEWGRLFNLLRVYEEALGQRLNMDKTSIIFSKNTSRLTQHYILSIAGMRSSMTYEKYLGLPSIVGRNRTNSFKSILDAVRRKISGYKVKSLSQAGKEIFIKAVVQALPTYTMSVFKFPKTLLHSINNVINKFWWG; this is encoded by the exons ATGGAGGCCACTGTCATAGAAGAGCAAAATAAAATGTTGCTAAGGCCTTACACTCAGCAGGAGGTGAAAACTGCTCTCTTTCAGATGGATGGACTAAGCTCTCTTGGCCCTGATGGGTATCCTGCAACTTTCTACAAAAAACACTGGAGGTTAGTGGGTGATCAAATCAGCACTGCAGTGCTGCATGTGCTTAATGAAAATGGCAACCTATCTGAAATAAATAGCACCTACATTACTCTTATTCCCAAGAAGAAAAGTCTCACCAAAGTCTTTGAATTCAGACCCATTTCTCTATGCAAT ATTGTTGCCTTTGAGGCTTTGCACACAATGAAGGCCAAGATGACAGGAAGGGAGGGTTACATGGCCTTAAAACTcgacatga TACCACAAGAAGTCTTTCACCCTTCAAGAGGGATCAGACAAGGTGACCCCATCTCACCATACATCTTCATCCTATGTGCAGAAGCACTTAGCAAGCTCATTGGCAAAGCTGAGGCAACTGGTGTAATTAATGGAGTACCAATAGCAAGAGGCCCACTTCGAGTATCTCACCTcttctttgctgatgatagtcTCTTGTTTTGCAAGGCCAATGCTTTTGAATGGGGAAGGCTGTTTAACCTACTGAGAGTCTATGAAGAAGCTTTAGGGCAAAGATTAAATATGGACAAGACATCCATTATTTTCAGCAAGAACACCTCCAGGTTAACCCAACACTACATCCTGTCAATTGCAGGAATGAGATCCTCTATGACCTATGAAAAATATCTCGGTTTGCCATCCATTGTGGGGAGAAACAGAACTAATTCTTTCAAAAGCATTCTTGATGCAGTCAGAAGGAAAATTAGTGGATACAAAGTGAAAAGTCTATCTCAAGCTGGGAAAGAAATTTTCATAAAAGCAGTAGTCCAAGCCCTCCCCACCTACACAATGAGTGTTTTCAAATTTCCCAAGACCTTGTTGCATTCCATCAACAatgtcatcaataaattttGGTGGGGCTAG
- the LOC122291049 gene encoding uncharacterized protein LOC122291049: MEEELAKQWEGLCLTEKEREGLVLPADALHNAVHYGKFCLLAMIVAEKFANKEAFKVTMTKVWKCDSWVQFTEVGSNKFLVEFNLKEDMERVTAGRPWSFDRWLICLQVLDSSKSIGETTFTKEEFWIQVLNMPFGCMTQEIGIQIGNTVGKVLQVQADQRGIGWGKFLRIRVELDITKPLLRGMFISVEGKQTWVQLRYERLPSFCFNCGTIKHTTQGCISIQNEEKKQYGAWLRAAAPRESDLLFKKYGNDLNQKAGPERQSWRKEEEVRDEVHLK; encoded by the coding sequence atggaggaagaactAGCTAAACAATGGGAGGGACTTTGTCTCactgagaaagaaagagaagggCTGGTTCTACCAGCAGATGCATTGCACAATGCAGTGCATTATGGCAAGTTCTGCCTATTAGCAATGATAGTGGCTGAGAAGTTTGCAAACAAAGAAGCTTTCAAAGTCACTATGACTAAGGTTTGGAAATGCGACAGCTGGGTCCAGTTTACTGAAGTTGGATCCAACAAGTTCTTGGTTGAGTTCAATCTGAAGGAAGACATGGAGAGAGTAACAGCTGGAAGACCCTGGTCCTTTGATAGGTGGCTGATATGCTTGCAGGTCCTTGACAGCAGCAAGTCCATTGGTGAAACCACCTTCACCAAAGAGGAATTCTGGATCCAAGTTTTGAACATGCCCTTTGGTTGTATGACACAGGAGATTGGAATACAGATAGGCAATACTGTAGGTAAGGTGCTACAAGTCCAAGCTGACCAACGAGGCATTGGCTGGGGGAAGTTCCTAAGAATAAGAGTGGAACTGGATATAACAAAACCTCTTCTAAGGGGAATGTTCATATCAGTAGAAGGGAAACAAACTTGGGTCCAGCTGAGGTATGAGAGATTGCCATCTTTCTGTTTTAACTGTGGCACAATCAAGCACACTACACAGGGATGCATCTCTattcaaaatgaagaaaagaagcAATATGGAGCATGGTTAAGAGCAGCTGCACCTAGGGAGAGTGACTTGCTTTTCAAAAAGTATGGCAATGACTTGAACCAGAAAGCTGGTCCAGAGAGGCAGTCATGGAGGAAAGAAGAGGAGGTTAGGGATGAAGTCCATTTGAAGTAA